Proteins co-encoded in one Arachis hypogaea cultivar Tifrunner chromosome 11, arahy.Tifrunner.gnm2.J5K5, whole genome shotgun sequence genomic window:
- the LOC140176150 gene encoding uncharacterized protein, with translation MDEFRLEAYENTKIFKERAKRWHDQKILKKEFKPGQQVLLYNSRLKIFPGKLKSKWTGPYLVTKVFPYGSLELLDEATQSHFTANGHRAKPYLGGQWDKEKEVQYLN, from the coding sequence ATGGATGAGTTTagactggaagcttatgagaatacTAAGATATTCAAGGagagagctaagaggtggcatgaccaGAAGATCTTAAAGAAagaattcaagccaggacagcaagtgcttcTGTACAACTCAAGGCTCAAGATCTTCCCTGGCAAGCTAAAGTCCAAATGGACAGGGCCGTATCTAGTAACAAAAGTCTTTCCCTATGGAAGTCTTGAGCTGCTAGATGAAGCTACACAGAGTCACTTCACAGCAAATGGGCATAGAGCAAAGCCTTATTTAGGAGGgcaatgggacaaggaaaaagaaGTTCAATATCTGAACTGA